In Taeniopygia guttata chromosome 6, bTaeGut7.mat, whole genome shotgun sequence, the genomic stretch TGGGTTTTACCCAAACCAGctattaataattttcttcagacTGGTTGTTAGGAAGGCTCAATCTATGCAAAAATGTGTGTGCTTGTGTTCTTGATGCTTTGGTTTTCAAATTGGTATGCTATTTATTGTGCTGCATTACTGTATGTTGCCATTTCTAAACAAAAGCTTTTCAGAGCTGCCCACATATGAAGTGccagaaaatgtaaataatatcTCATTTTGCATCAGCTTTTGTATCTAGGGGttatcatagaatggtttggtttggaagggacccaaaCATCACCCAGTCCCAACCCCCCTGAAATGAGCAGGTACATCTTTAGCTAAATCTGCTTGCTGAGAACCCCATTCAGCCTTGAATGTTTTGAGAGACAGGACATCTACCATCTCTCTGGGCAATTTTTTCCACTGTTTCACCACTTGTGTGGGCATAAGTTTTGTCTTAGCTGAGCGTAAGCCTCACAGCTCAGGGTAACTCCCCCAGCACTTTTATGTCAAACTCTTTGCTGCAATATGTGTTAAAACTAGGCTGTTTTCCAAAGTTAGGGAATCAATCAAGAcagaatgttttctttcttatcCTTGCTATTTCTTCTTAGCTATTAAACCTGATCAAAACAAACTGTGATATGCATAAAATCATGCCTTACCTGCCATGCCACTTCTGTTGGTGTTAAAGGAGTTAAAAGATACTTCgataaagaacaaaaagattgttctttgttttcataGTGTGGTCAGTCTGGTGAAAAAGCTGTCCTTGGAGGGCCCATATATGAAGTCATATTCTCTGCAGTCAAGAGGGTCATATGGAATCAGGTCATTATCCTAAGCTTTGATGAAGCTTGTGGTGCTTGTGTAGGGAGATCCCTCCATGGCTTTCACTGCTCTGATGTGTAAATCACAATTAACAATCACAGACAGTACAACAAACTGATTTGGAGGTGGTTATGTGTAATAGCCTTGTCTCCTGGGCAACAAACACTCTGTCCTCTGCAGTGGTGGGGATGGCAGTGTAACTCAGACCAGCAAGGCCCAGCTTAGGTGAGGCTGACTCTGTGTGCACTCTTGTCCTGCAGGCTGTCAGGGGTCTTATATTTAAGGGCAATCTGAACTGGCATATTAATACCTggagctatttttttttaaaccaacaACTCTGCTTCCTTGtttccctgtccccacctgtgTGGATCAGGCAGGTAGTTGGCAGTACAGTAACAGTCAGCCAGCCAACAGGCACTTGAAGACTTTGGTGGCCACATTGCCTCTAGCCCACACAGTTATAATATTTTGCCCTGTTCTAGTTATTGCAGCTGCTCTCTTGACTCCTGCCACTATGTTTAAGTCCTACAGACTTCTCTGTGTCATCGTTTTTGTGTCACTTGCTATGGAAGACTTTATCTGTGATGCTAGGGAGCTGTAAAGGTTTGCTGTCCTTTTGTTGGTTTCATTAATTTGTAGTATTCTTTGCAGAGAAATTATGCATTCTGTCTTTCTGGAAATCACTTCCTGCACTTCCTGGTCATACCAGGATTTGGCATGTCGTTGCTCATTCTGAATGGTGCCTGCAGTCTTTCACAAATATATTCATGCTCTCAAGTCTTGACAGAATGCAAATGTGCTATCTACCACCAAAGTAGtctatttgtttttttactGTTCTCTTACaagaaattagttttaaaacttgggattaaaaaatattatatttttgcaaaaatcagttttcttgTATTCTTGACCGGGCAAATAAGATGTAGGTGATGCTCAGTCACTACATCAGAAACTAGTTCTCTCTCCATGTGTACTGGTGAAAAAGTGAATCTTTAccagaaaatgaaaactctTGTTGAAAATAGCAATTTAATCTTTAAGTGATAATTTAGTCTATTTAGGTCTACCTCAAAGAAGAATTATTTCTGGAATGCTGTAGAAGCAGTCTAATGGGACCCAGCTCTCCATAAGAATCCACAATGTTATTTCATGGTCCTcacaaaattttcctttctctttgaGGTCCTACCTAGCCATTTTGGgctcaaaataaattataaataaataaattttgggCTCAGAAGCCTGCATGCTTCTGTTCCATAGGGCCTCTGTCTCCTTCCCACTCAGTTGGAGGACAGAAGAATGAAGTGCTCCTCTCCCATTGAGTCAGGACTACAGCCCTGATGTTCCTGTTCTGTGTGAAGTTTTGCTGGGGCTCCGCTTCCTCACCTGCAgtggctgagctctgtgcaatTCGCTGTGATGTGTGAAAATAAGCTCATCTCTTTATTTACAAGTTGCTCAGATGTCTATATTGCATGTCAGCTGCTAAAGCCTTCTGAGTCCAGCAGTGTTTCTGAGCAGTGCCAGTGACCAGGCACTGTGCTTGGCAGCTCTCTGCGTGCTAATCCACCCGGATCCAGAAGGGCAGTCAGATGTATTTGacagaggggagaaaagaggATAATAAGGATGTCACAACTGCATCTGGATTGTGCAGATGAGCTTTCAGTTTGTGACAAAGCCTGCCTTATTAAGCAAGAAATATGTGCGAGAGGATGCTAAGAGCCTCATCCCTGCTATCTGCTTCTGTTCTTTACATGTGTTGTTCTTGTTTCCATCTGCCAAGGAGACACTTGGGGagggctgccagctgcctgctcaggtgGTACCAGAAGTTGCAGTGTCATGAGCTCCTCCTGTAACTGTACGTGCCACTGCCTAAGGGATGGATGGACAGGCTTGCCCTAGGAGACCCATTGTTCTTGTTCATGTGGCATGAAAcagtttcaaaatgaaaactttattGAACTTAAAACTAGATTAGGAATAAGAAATTATGTCAATATCAGGATGTTTCCTACTCAGCTAATCCAACTCATCCCTGCATCTCTCAACAGGTATTTAaaggttttttctcttctcataTGGTGTCTTACATAAAGGAGGCCTTGTTTAATAGCTGCTGAAGCATAGGTCAAAAAAGCAGGTGTTTTGTACTTGTAGTGCCTCAAACAGCTAACAACTGTACTCCATCTAAGAACAGTGAATCTGCAGACAAAGAAGGCAGCAACAGTGAAACCATTGTCAAGAGCATGGAGAGGGATAAGTTGATAAGGTTCCCAACGTGGCTTTGCTGCTGAATAATGAGGCTGAACATCAACTTGTATGCATTAGAAGGGCAAAAAGTTTGTGTTACTGTGCTGCCTCTTCTCTGCCCTTACCCTTGGTTTTATTGGTGGTTCCACCTATTCTTGTGGTGTGAAGAAGCCCTTGAAATTGATGAACGTTTCCTCCAGCATGTACTTGAATATTCTGCCTGGTGATGCTACTGCCCAAAGTAGGTGATGAAAGATGAATGACAAGTGACCCAGGAATGGAGACTGCACAATCCCTGACCTGCAGTCCTCTGGAAGGAGAAGGACATCCTTGGTGCTGGAAACACTAAGGTGAGAGCTGTCCAAGGCACAGTGGGAGCTCATGCTATGTACAGGATGTTTTCCCTGTGTGGGGTATGgtaaaactgctgctgctgacatgTGTAAGCTGAACTTTCCACAGATACATGCAAGTGCTCTGCAAAATAAAGAGTGTAAGTCAGGGGTGGTGCAGAAATCACCAAGGGATTTTAATTCCTACATGTTAAATTCTTTCCTGATTTTCTCGCACTACCGTGTTGTCAAATACAGAGAAAATTGCCCAAAAGGCTTTGGGCAGCTTGATGTGGTGAAAGATGTTCCTCCCTATGACAAAggggttggaattagatgatctttaagcaTTATACAaccttttgaaatgtttcaCCCAGGCAGATGTTCACCTGTTTGAAGAGGCAGCAGTTAAGCCGATGACTTGTGCGCAGGCGGTGATGCTTACATGACGCAAACCCCTTCCAAGTTTGTGAGCTTTGCAGGGTGCAGCTTTGCCCCTGTGTAAAGATGTGACACTGGGAGAGACACCAAGACGTGACCAGAGGGTGCAATGAGATATGCTGCATTCAGGGGATTTTGACTGTGTCGGAGCctttttcagctgcaggaaCTTTAGTAGGAGATTATCCAGAATCCATCTAGTCTCCAGCAGCGGCCAGATGCTTCAGACTGTGATAAAGAAGGCACAACAGCTAACCGCAGTCAGGGCAATGGAatttctgcctgctgctggtgATAGCGCTGGAATCACCTTGCCTATCTGCTGAGGGATGAGCTGGGTTGGATGGGGAACGGGAGGACCTCCCGCTCATCCTGACTGGGTGACCAGAGCCTCTCCCTCCTTACCCAGCACAAGGAGAGGGAGGCTCCAACTCCCCGTCGGCCCGGGCggctcccggtgccgccgcccgccgcggtGTGATGCTGGGGCGGAGCGCGTTCCCGGGACTATATCCACCGTGAAGCGGGCGGGAGTCACTCGTTTTGGGTCGCTCCCGGGGATGCTGAATATGAAAGCGAACATTGACCCGTCGGAGCTGCAGCCGCCGGGGGAGTATGACTTCGAGAAGAACTTTAATCACCGTGCAGCCAGGAAATGGATGGAGGAGAACTGGTGTGAGGAGAGGAGGTTGCTGACCTGATGCATTCCAGACCCTGGGTAGCCCTATTGGGTACCCCGCTCTCCCACCATACTAATCACCACTTCAAAGATGGTGCAGATTACAGGATTTGTAATAATTAACATATTTCTCTTCTTCTGGAAGGATGATAAGCTCTGCCAAGTTACCTGGCCAGTGCTTTTCCTTTCATCGAGCTTGTATACCACTTTATTTGCCCTCTTCTCCAACTTCTTTGTGAAAACTTACCTGAGTAGCACCCAGAAAtcaaaaaggaattaaaaccAAGGAATGGAAGAAGAGATTGGGATGGATttgaggagagagaaagaggaaaaggggaaactTTTTGCTTCTGTCTGGAGCCTAAATGCCTGATGGGATGGGTGTGATGTGGTTTAGGAAGAGATCACTGTGGGTAGCAGCCTTCAGAATAACTTGCACATTGGCCTTTGGTGTGTCTGCCTTGCAGTGGGTAGGCGGTATTCCAGAGTGAGGTGCAGGTTGTGGCAGGCTGGTaacaggagaaagaggaagaggcTGGGGTCTGGAAACCTCAGGGTTTGTggttctgcttttctttccttgcatGACCTGGGTTTGCCTTGTGCCTCACTTCCTTCTTGGGGACTGATAGAATCCTGTATGCATCAAGACTCTCCTTGGTAAAAAGGTAGAGAAACTCCTCTCAAAGCAGCCCTCTCCATGGTCCCCAGTTTTGGGGAAGAACAGAGGTCAAACCTGCTGCTACTCTGCAGGGACACCCTAATAGATTGCTGGTGGGAACAgcactgaaatggaaaattcctgctgtttttttttaaggttatgTAGGGAAGGGATCTACCTGGGctctcttttctcctctgtgaTGCAAGGAACTGAATCCCATGAACTTTAATGGCTGTTACATGTCGTGTGCCTCTTGTACAATATTAACCCATCTATTAACTTGACTAGCTACTGCCTCAAACCCTAAAAGATGCGCAGGgtccagctctgtcctgcagagTGTGTCAGGCATTGCCAATGGTCCTGCCCATGGCCAATCTCATGGGCTGGGGACAGAAGGATACCAGAGTCAACTTGTCTCTGGGTGTATCTGCCACGGGGTGATGTGTTAAAACAACTAATAAATACTGTAATGTAtggattgattgattgattgatttctTTGATGTTGTTTTCATACCTGACCTTTGTACAGAAGTGTGAGAGGAATGCTGCCTTCTCTATCTTGATACTGTGTCTTCTTGAGCGTTATTAACGTGTCCAGCAGGCTGTCCCTCTGTGCTTACCCCTTCTGCAGTCATCAACTGGTCGTGCTGCCTGAGCACCTTTGCTCACCACCAGGGAGCTAGAAGTGAGAGAGAtgataaaaaaatcagactGTTGTTTTACCATCTGAAATGAGCATGTCACTGTGCTTCATAAAGCCAAGATGTGCCTCAGAGCCTGAGTCTGAGGGTCCGAGCCTCTGGGTGGGTGTTGGCTCCTACCTGGTGAATGAGTTTTGGCCTTTCAAGGCAGTGGACGGGAAAGTTACCACAGGCCAGTGGGCTGCACTTTCAATGCTGGAAGATGGCaacagccctgtccagccttcCCTGACAAGGGCTCCTGCTCTGGACTCGGTAGCATTTTGGGTAGTTGTGTAACAGCACCTTCCCcagctgtgggaaaggcaggagcagTCAGCTGAAGGGTTGGAGAATAGGAATAATCTGGCTTCCACATTTAGTTGTCTTTAGAGAGGGGATGGTGAACATACGTGAGTAATGAGGTGGTCTCTCTCCTGCATAGTGCTGTTTGGGGCACTTTCTGTAACAGCTGTGGTCCTGGTGCAGCAACTGCCAGCTCTCCTAAGTTCTACAGCTGACACAGGCATGCTCCCTCAGCTGTGTACAGCATCTGTGCccacacacagaatcacagaattatcaAGGCTGCTAAGACACCTTTAAGaacatcaagtccaaccatccACCCAGCACTACCACTGTAACCCCTAAACCACATCACCCAGCACCAGATCCTGATGCCTCTTAAAACACCTCtggggtggtgactccaccacattcctgggcaacctattccaatgcctgaccaccctaaCAGTGAAAACATTTCTAATGTCTAATCTGAGTCTCCCCTGTGTCAGCTCTAGgccattttctcttgtcctCTCTGTAGGCAGAGTAGAAGAGACCAGTCCCCACTTTGctgcaacctcccttcaggcagttgtagagagtgatgaggtccccctggagcctcctcttcttGAGATTAAACAAacccagctgcctcagcttgcCTCATAAGACAAGTTTTCTAGACCTTTCACGAGTTTttctggacacgctccagcacctcaatgtccttcgTGAAGTGAGTGGGCCAGAATTGAAAGCAGTACTTGAGTTGTGGCCACCAGTGCCAAGTGTGGGGACATGTTCCTTCCCCTGGTCCTGTTGGCCACAGTATTCTTGTTACAGGCTCGGATGTCATTTGC encodes the following:
- the ELOVL3 gene encoding very long chain fatty acid elongase 3 produces the protein MLNMKANIDPSELQPPGEYDFEKNFNHRAARKWMEENWLPRSPTILITTSKMVQITGFVIINIFLFFWKDDKLCQVTWPVLFLSSSLYTTLFALFSNFFVKTYLSSTQKSKRN